The following are encoded together in the Glycine soja cultivar W05 chromosome 5, ASM419377v2, whole genome shotgun sequence genome:
- the LOC114412938 gene encoding CBL-interacting serine/threonine-protein kinase 12-like, whose translation MAEVAPPKKENPNLLLGRFELGKLLGHGTFAKVHHARNIKTGEGVAIKIINKEKILKGGLVSHIKREISILRRVRHPNIVQLFEVMATKTKIYFVMEYVRGGELFNKVAKGRLKEEVARNYFQQLVSAVEFCHARGVFHRDLKPENLLLDEDGNLKVSDFGLSAVSDQIRQDGLFHTFCGTPAYVAPEVLSRKGYDGAKVDIWSCGVVLFVLMAGYLPFNDRNVMAMYKKIYKGEFRCPRWFSSELTRLLSRLLDTNPQTRISIPEVMENRWFKKGFKQIKFYVEDDRVCSFDEKLLLHHDDDLATSDSEVEIRRKNSNGSLPRPASLNAFDIISFSQGFDLSGLFEEKGDEARFVSSAPVSKIISKLEEVAQLVSFSVRKKDCRVSLEGCREGVKGPLTIAAEVFELTPSLVVVEVKKKGGDKAEYEKFCNSELRPALENLGMEESASSSSSCHQSTHTQSEFQQHRTLSDSALNRHSDNECLFERELGLADETSISQHGESKFEFQQENMAMFTI comes from the coding sequence ATGGCAGAGGTGGCGCCGCCGAAGAAGGAAAACCCGAACCTTCTCCTGGGGCGGTTCGAGCTCGGGAAGCTCCTCGGGCACGGAACCTTCGCGAAGGTCCACCACGCGCGCAACATCAAAACCGGAGAAGGAGTCGCCATCAAGATCATCAACAAGGAGAAAATCCTAAAGGGGGGTTTGGTCTCCCACATAAAGCGCGAGATCTCCATTCTCCGGCGCGTGCGCCACCCCAACATCGTGCAACTCTTCGAAGTGATGGCCACCAAGACCAAGATCTACTTCGTCATGGAGTACGTGCGTGGCGGCGAACTCTTCAACAAGGTCGCAAAGGGAAGATTAAAAGAAGAAGTTGCGAGAAATTACTTTCAGCAGTTAGTTTCCGCGGTGGAGTTTTGCCACGCGCGCGGCGTGTTCCACAGGGACCTGAAGCCCGAGAACCTGTTGCTGGACGAGGATGGGAACCTTAAAGTCTCCGACTTTGGTCTCAGTGCCGTGTCGGATCAGATAAGGCAGGACGGGCTGTTCCACACGTTTTGTGGGACACCTGCGTATGTTGCTCCTGAGGTCTTGTCGCGGAAAGGCTACGATGGTGCAAAGGTTGATATTTGGTCTTGTGGGGTTGTTTTGTTTGTTCTGATGGCCGGCTATTTGCCCTTCAATGACCGTAACGTTATGGCTATGTATAAGAAGATTTACAAGGGTGAGTTTCGGTGTCCCAGGTGGTTTTCTTCTGAACTTACAAGACTTCTCTCTAGGCTTCTTGATACTAACCCTCAGACAAGGATTTCTATTCCTGAAGTCATGGAGAATCGCTGGTTCAAGAAGGGTTTCAAGCAGATTAAGTTTTATGTGGAGGATGATAGAGTTTGTAGTTTTGACGAGAAACTGTTACTTCATCATGATGATGATTTGGCAACATCGGATTCTGAGGTTGAGATTAGGAGGAAGAATAGTAATGGTTCGTTGCCGAGGCCTGCGAGTTTGAATGCGTTTGACATCATATCGTTTTCTCAGGGCTTTGATCTATCAGGGTTGTTTGAGGAAAAGGGTGATGAGGCGAGGTTTGTGTCATCTGCTCCGGTGTCGAAGATTATATCAAAATTGGAGGAGGTTGCTCAGTTGGTTAGTTTCAGTGTGAGGAAGAAAGATTGCAGGGTGAGCTTGGAGGGGTGTAGAGAAGGTGTGAAGGGGCCTTTGACTATTGCTGCTGAGGTTTTTGAGTTGACACCTTccttggtggtggtggaggtcaAGAAAAAGGGAGGGGATAAGGCCGAGTATGAGAAGTTTTGTAACTCTGAGTTGAGACCCGCGTTGGAGAATTTAGGGATGGAGGaatctgcttcttcttcttcttcttgtcatCAATCTACACACACTCAATCTGAATTCCAACAACATCGAACACTTTCTGACTCTGCCCTTAACAGACATTCAGATAATGAATGTTTGTTCGAACGAGAGTTAGGTCTAGCAGATGAGACTAGTATCTCACAACATGGTGAAtcaaagttcgaatttcaacaGGAAAATATGGCGATGTTTACTATCTGA